A genomic segment from Aulosira sp. FACHB-615 encodes:
- a CDS encoding iron-siderophore ABC transporter substrate-binding protein: MKLISRHFIALFLCGILICTLVWAVSQSVIPKVSNSNSLQKSVPCRVVQHVKGESCIPLNPKRIVTLDFNSFAAVLALDVKPIATWITNEIESDFDYFQGKADGVEIIRSSSGQINLEKLLLLRPDLIIVVSQPFFNRIYQYTSKIAPTVVLPWIETKANWQQHIQDVANILQKTQTATELMGEYNQRINNLKQIINHEQRELQISFAYVAAGQLVITRKQSFAGKILADIGILNPIFAESGEFDLAISEELLPKIDSDILFIAPLRKDDNSVIQKLQQKPIWSKLKAVQQNQVYLVDFSVWRGLNILAAYEILDELYQYILKMSKFAL, encoded by the coding sequence ATGAAATTGATTTCACGTCACTTTATTGCCCTATTTTTATGCGGGATTTTGATATGTACACTGGTTTGGGCTGTTAGTCAAAGTGTCATTCCAAAAGTCAGCAATTCCAACTCTTTGCAAAAAAGTGTCCCATGTCGAGTAGTTCAGCATGTCAAGGGAGAAAGTTGTATTCCCCTCAACCCAAAACGAATTGTTACCTTAGATTTTAATAGTTTTGCTGCTGTTCTAGCTTTAGATGTCAAGCCGATCGCAACTTGGATCACCAATGAAATCGAGAGTGACTTTGATTACTTTCAAGGAAAAGCAGATGGAGTAGAAATCATCCGCAGTTCCAGTGGTCAAATTAATTTAGAAAAACTGCTCTTGCTACGTCCTGACTTAATTATAGTTGTGTCTCAACCATTCTTTAATAGAATTTATCAATATACTTCCAAAATTGCACCTACAGTAGTTTTACCTTGGATAGAAACTAAAGCCAATTGGCAACAACATATCCAAGATGTAGCAAATATTCTGCAAAAAACGCAGACAGCTACAGAATTGATGGGTGAATATAATCAACGGATTAATAACTTAAAGCAGATAATTAATCATGAGCAGCGAGAACTTCAGATATCATTTGCTTATGTGGCGGCTGGGCAATTAGTAATTACTCGGAAACAATCTTTTGCTGGCAAAATTTTGGCTGATATTGGCATATTAAATCCAATTTTTGCAGAATCAGGTGAATTTGATTTAGCCATCTCCGAGGAACTTTTACCTAAGATTGACAGTGATATTTTATTTATTGCGCCTCTACGCAAAGATGATAACTCTGTAATTCAGAAACTACAACAAAAACCTATATGGTCGAAACTCAAAGCTGTGCAGCAAAATCAAGTATATTTAGTAGATTTTTCTGTCTGGCGCGGATTAAATATTCTGGCTGCTTATGAGATACTTGATGAGCTTTATCAATATATCTTAAAAATGAGTAAATTTGCTTTATAA
- a CDS encoding sensor histidine kinase: MMYTPPISTITGLVLIVDDTPSNLEVVSETLGDAGFDIAIATSGDRALQQIERSLPDLILLDVMMPGIDGFETCQRLKANERTRHIPIIFMTALSDGESKVKALELGAVDYIVKPFYEKEVLARVSTHLQLSQLTKNLAAQVTQKAAELEASQLQLIQNEKMSALGNLIAGVAHEINNPISAIVGNVDAVQDYLNDLLGIIDLYAQTFPQPGAEIEDELTAVDLDYLREDLPKLIRAMKDGGDRITSISQSLRIFSRADSDTKQSFNIHQGIDSTILILQHRLKSNEQRPAIIVINNYDNLPEVECFPGQLNQVFMNILANAIDALDESSQGRSFAEIQANPNSIKITTSINNHYVKISIADNAKGMSEAVKQKIFDHLYTTKPVGKGTGLGLAIAKQIVEQTHKGKLSCHSILGQGTEFIIEIPV, translated from the coding sequence ATGATGTACACACCGCCAATATCTACCATCACTGGTTTAGTTTTAATTGTTGATGATACCCCCTCCAATCTAGAGGTAGTTTCCGAGACTCTAGGCGATGCCGGCTTTGATATAGCTATAGCAACCAGTGGCGATCGCGCCCTCCAACAAATCGAACGCAGTCTTCCTGACTTGATCTTACTAGATGTGATGATGCCGGGAATCGATGGCTTTGAGACTTGCCAACGGTTGAAAGCCAATGAGCGCACCCGCCATATCCCAATCATTTTTATGACTGCTCTTTCCGACGGTGAAAGCAAAGTTAAGGCATTAGAACTAGGAGCCGTAGATTATATAGTCAAACCCTTCTATGAAAAAGAAGTTTTGGCAAGAGTTAGTACCCATTTGCAACTATCTCAACTCACCAAAAACCTTGCAGCCCAAGTCACCCAAAAAGCAGCAGAACTAGAAGCATCTCAACTGCAACTGATTCAAAATGAAAAAATGTCTGCCTTGGGTAATCTCATCGCTGGGGTAGCCCATGAAATTAATAATCCGATCAGCGCAATTGTGGGCAATGTCGATGCAGTGCAAGATTATCTGAATGACTTATTAGGTATTATCGATCTCTATGCACAGACATTCCCCCAACCTGGTGCAGAAATTGAAGATGAACTGACAGCAGTCGATTTAGATTACCTCCGAGAAGATTTACCCAAACTCATTCGGGCGATGAAAGATGGAGGCGATCGCATTACATCCATCAGTCAAAGTCTGCGAATTTTTTCGCGTGCGGATAGCGACACCAAACAATCTTTTAATATCCACCAAGGCATTGATAGCACTATTTTAATTCTCCAACATCGCCTCAAATCAAACGAACAACGTCCGGCAATTATCGTAATTAATAACTATGATAATTTGCCTGAAGTTGAATGTTTTCCGGGTCAACTGAATCAGGTATTTATGAATATATTGGCTAATGCCATTGATGCTTTAGATGAATCCAGTCAAGGACGAAGTTTTGCAGAAATTCAAGCTAATCCCAACAGTATTAAAATTACTACATCAATCAATAATCACTATGTAAAAATCTCCATTGCTGATAATGCTAAAGGGATGAGTGAAGCGGTTAAACAAAAAATATTTGACCATTTATATACTACTAAACCAGTAGGTAAAGGTACAGGTTTAGGTTTAGCGATAGCAAAACAAATTGTTGAACAAACTCACAAAGGAAAATTAAGTTGTCATTCTATCCTTGGTCAAGGTACTGAGTTTATTATTGAAATACCTGTTTAA